The Phacochoerus africanus isolate WHEZ1 chromosome X, ROS_Pafr_v1, whole genome shotgun sequence genome has a segment encoding these proteins:
- the TNMD gene encoding tenomodulin, which yields MAKNPPENCEDCHILNAEAFKSKKICKSLKICGLVFGILALTLIVLFWGGKHFWPETPKKTYDMEHTFYSNGEKKKIYMEIDPVTRTEIFRSGNGTDETLEVHDFKNGYTGIYFVGLQKCFIKTQIKVIPEFSEPEEEIDENEEITTTFFEQSVIWVPAEKPIENRDFLKNSKILEICDNVTMYWINPTLIAVSELQDFEEDGEDLHFPTNEKKGIEQNEQWVVPQVKVEKTRHARQASEEELPINDYTENGIEFDPMLDERGYCCIYCRRGNRYCRRVCEPLLGYYPYPYCYQGGRVICRVIMPCNWWVARMLGRV from the exons ATGGCAAAGAATCCTCCAGAGAACTGTGAGGACtgtcacattttaaat GCAGAAGCTTTTAAATCCAAGAAGATATGTAAATCACTTAAGATTTGTGGATTGGTATTTGGTATACTCGCCCTAACGCTAATTGTCCTATTTTGGGGGGGCAAGCACTTCTGGCCTGAGACACccaaaaaa ACATACGACATGGAACACACTTTCTACAGCAATGGAGAGAAGAAGAAGATTTACATGGAAATTGATCCTGTGACCAGAACCGAAATATTCAGAAGTGGAAATGGCACTGATGAAACATTGGAAGTAcatgactttaaaaat gGATACACTGGCATTTACTTTGTAGGTCTTCAAAAATGCTTCATCAAAACTCAGATTAAAGTGATTCCTGAATTTTCTGAACCAGAGGAAGAAATAGATGAG AATGAAGAAATTACCACAACTTTCTTTGAACAGTCAGTGATTTGGGTCCCAGCAGAAAAGCCTATTGAAAACCGAGACTttcttaaaaattccaaaattctGGAGATTTGTGATAATGTGACCATGTATTGGATCAATCCCACTCTAATAGCAG TTTCAGAGTTACAAGACTTTGAGGAGGATGGTGAAGACCTTCACTTTCCTACCAATGAAAAAAAGGGCATTGAACAAAACGAGCAGTGGGTGGTCCCTCAAGTGAAGGTGGAGAAGACCCGTCATGCCAGACAAGCAAGTGAGGAAGAACTCCCAATCAATGACTAT aCTGAAAATGGAATAGAATTCGACCCCATGTTGGATGAGAGAGGCTATTGTTGTATCTACTGCCGTCGAGGCAACCGCTACTGCCGCCGTGTCTGTGAACCTTTACTAGGTTACTACCCTTATCCATACTGCTACCAAGGAGGGCGGGTTATCTGTCGTGTCATCATGCCTTGCAACTGGTGGGTGGCCCGCATGCTGGGGAGGGTTTAA